A window from Synergistaceae bacterium DZ-S4 encodes these proteins:
- a CDS encoding ABC transporter ATP-binding protein/permease, with protein MLSLKDKKAWSSYIRLLSYCRPYKMRLAAALACMVLSAIFGIIPPWLIKNVVDDVLINKESSTLDLLAFGIVALYILKALFGYGHMYLMTWVGQKVVIDIRLELYDHTQRLSLAKLYSKRSGEFLSRITNDVATLQNILAAVVVDFVVQGCTFIGIICFLLFINWKLTLVTFVVTPLAVLVIDKASSKLREVGGTIQEKLAMVAAIAQEALSSIRIVRAFVTEEKEYARFEDESNRHFKAVMKGTQVRGLLEGIVEVILIAALAFILWFGGRDVIKGRLTAGELLAFLTYIGLLVQPIRVLSRVISTIQQGVASADRVFEILDEKNEVPLPDDPVVLSPMEGRISFRDVWFAYNDKAWVLKGLDFEIVNGQKVAVVGSTGAGKSTLADLVMRFYDPQKGRILIDGTDIRQLDLKTYRRQIGVVPQDPVLMKGTLAYNIGYGFEGVTDADLIKAAEIAGILDFIRSLPDGFDTGVGERGVTLSGGQRQRIAIARAVVRDPRILIMDEATSSLDALVEQQVQDAMRKAMEGRTSIIIAHRLSTIRDAGRIAVLSGGKLVEQGTHEELISMKGHYHRLFMASNGEHGEENVKVAAQLS; from the coding sequence ATGCTCTCACTGAAAGACAAAAAAGCCTGGTCATCATACATCCGTCTGCTGAGTTACTGCAGGCCTTATAAAATGAGGCTTGCGGCTGCTCTGGCCTGTATGGTGCTTTCCGCGATATTCGGGATCATCCCGCCGTGGCTGATAAAAAACGTCGTGGATGATGTCCTCATCAACAAGGAATCTTCCACACTCGACCTTTTGGCTTTCGGTATCGTCGCGCTCTATATCCTTAAGGCCCTCTTCGGTTACGGTCACATGTATCTTATGACGTGGGTCGGCCAGAAGGTCGTAATAGACATAAGGCTGGAATTATATGACCACACACAGAGGCTTTCCCTGGCCAAACTCTACAGCAAGCGCTCCGGAGAATTTCTCTCAAGGATAACCAACGACGTGGCGACGCTCCAAAACATACTCGCAGCAGTCGTTGTCGATTTCGTGGTCCAGGGCTGCACTTTTATCGGGATAATCTGCTTCCTCCTCTTCATAAACTGGAAGCTTACGCTTGTTACTTTCGTGGTCACCCCGCTGGCAGTTCTGGTGATAGACAAAGCCTCATCCAAACTGCGCGAAGTGGGGGGGACCATACAGGAAAAGCTCGCGATGGTCGCGGCCATAGCTCAGGAAGCGCTCTCATCCATAAGGATAGTCAGAGCTTTCGTGACGGAAGAAAAAGAATATGCGAGGTTCGAAGATGAGAGCAACAGGCATTTCAAGGCTGTGATGAAGGGAACGCAGGTCAGGGGACTTCTTGAAGGAATAGTCGAGGTCATCCTTATTGCCGCGCTTGCCTTTATCCTGTGGTTCGGAGGAAGGGATGTCATAAAAGGCAGGCTCACGGCCGGCGAACTCCTTGCGTTTCTTACGTACATAGGACTTCTTGTTCAGCCGATAAGGGTACTCAGCAGGGTGATAAGCACAATACAGCAGGGTGTGGCATCTGCTGACAGGGTATTTGAGATACTTGATGAGAAGAACGAAGTCCCTCTGCCCGATGACCCTGTGGTCCTTAGTCCGATGGAGGGACGCATCTCTTTCAGGGACGTCTGGTTTGCATATAACGACAAGGCCTGGGTGCTCAAAGGACTGGATTTTGAGATAGTAAACGGGCAGAAGGTAGCCGTAGTTGGATCTACCGGTGCGGGAAAATCGACGCTGGCAGACCTGGTGATGAGGTTTTACGACCCTCAGAAGGGCCGGATATTGATCGACGGTACAGACATCAGGCAGCTGGACCTTAAAACGTACCGAAGACAGATAGGTGTCGTCCCCCAGGATCCTGTCCTCATGAAGGGTACCCTCGCATACAACATAGGATACGGATTTGAGGGGGTCACTGACGCCGACCTGATCAAAGCTGCGGAGATCGCAGGTATTCTAGATTTTATAAGGAGCCTTCCTGACGGATTTGATACAGGCGTGGGTGAGAGGGGAGTTACATTGAGCGGAGGACAGAGACAGCGTATCGCCATCGCCCGGGCTGTAGTAAGGGATCCGAGGATACTGATAATGGATGAGGCGACATCTTCGCTCGATGCGCTTGTTGAACAGCAGGTTCAGGATGCCATGAGAAAGGCCATGGAAGGCCGGACCTCGATAATAATTGCACACAGGCTTTCAACTATACGCGATGCCGGCAGGATCGCGGTCCTTTCAGGCGGAAAACTTGTGGAACAGGGCACACATGAAGAACTGATCTCAATGAAGGGACACTATCACAGGCTCTTCATGGCGAGCAACGGAGAACACGGCGAAGAAAATGTCAAAGTTGCTGCGCAGTTATCTTAG
- the lpxK gene encoding tetraacyldisaccharide 4'-kinase, producing MSKLLRSYLRYARGEKKISPWVLLYPLQFITRMWMKLRINLYARGLLSVTEPPLPVVSIGNNSLGGTNKTPMTELVVRQFQEAGIEAGLVSRGYRTREHGPIWIGQDEESTHRDTAGDEPLMLAKRLPGVKIVVSKDRVQGVTLLASLGAKVAVTDDTFQHRRMARDVDIVLVDATCPFGNGNVIPAGSMREPKSAFSRADILVITKANQADPEQLASTRAELEKLLDPRKIFTAEIRMESWIEIRGGRERTAPADDRPKGSFLAFSAIGSPAGFYRFLEQEGISITAHRTFRDHHIFTANDIEKLVELAVSLNVDGFICTEKDLVNLPSDLDLDIPIYIPRIVVSLDDDLGFRTKVMDKLKPNLMVASNGYGEDAIGVVLAKKMKKRFSSAEVSAFAFVGSGTHYRNEGFRVLSPSIEMPSGGVIKYSIIEFIKDLRHGLGSSITSQMSALSSLYSRYRTPVCVGDVYLLASMLWGQGMKPVLVATAKSVHLSGHLSVEQFLLRHRSRFVWTRDSETAEELRAGGVNAEFCGNPVMDLIDKERPEANVWNGMEGARVLLLPGSRPRTYDDVKLILDAAKELSERTKCSFVMVPAPMIDVGKLVENLEGWILMPENCMLVSEETKVRIFIGEVADAAVRAELLIGLGGTANQLCAGLGVPVVSILEKGKLIQKKLLKEAEVLVKADPLELAKAAEKILSDPDLRNSMKDAGIRNLGGTGALDHVVEYCASALGWDNRCTVYEKYRSFIEKRNGVGSTAEKEL from the coding sequence ATGTCAAAGTTGCTGCGCAGTTATCTTAGATATGCCAGGGGGGAGAAAAAGATCTCTCCCTGGGTACTTTTATACCCGCTCCAGTTTATCACCCGTATGTGGATGAAGCTAAGGATAAACTTGTACGCAAGGGGTCTGCTGAGTGTTACCGAGCCTCCGCTTCCAGTCGTGAGCATTGGCAACAACAGCCTGGGAGGAACCAACAAGACTCCCATGACAGAGCTTGTCGTCAGGCAGTTTCAGGAAGCGGGCATAGAGGCCGGGCTGGTAAGCAGGGGATACAGGACCAGGGAACATGGTCCGATCTGGATAGGACAGGACGAGGAGAGCACCCATAGGGATACGGCCGGGGACGAACCGCTCATGCTTGCAAAGAGGCTTCCGGGAGTGAAGATAGTCGTATCCAAGGACAGGGTCCAGGGCGTTACCCTTCTTGCCTCGCTGGGTGCCAAGGTCGCGGTCACGGACGACACCTTCCAGCACAGGAGGATGGCGCGTGATGTGGACATAGTGCTTGTTGACGCTACATGCCCCTTCGGAAACGGCAATGTTATCCCTGCCGGCTCAATGAGAGAGCCCAAGTCAGCTTTCAGCAGGGCCGACATCCTTGTGATAACCAAGGCGAACCAGGCTGATCCGGAACAGCTGGCTTCGACCAGGGCGGAACTGGAGAAGCTTCTTGATCCGCGAAAGATATTTACGGCAGAGATCAGGATGGAATCATGGATAGAGATCCGGGGAGGAAGGGAACGGACCGCTCCGGCAGATGACAGACCGAAGGGCAGTTTTCTAGCCTTCTCGGCGATAGGGAGTCCCGCGGGGTTCTACCGCTTTCTGGAGCAGGAAGGCATATCGATAACAGCGCACCGCACTTTCAGGGACCACCATATCTTTACAGCAAACGACATTGAAAAACTTGTTGAACTTGCAGTCAGCTTGAATGTGGACGGGTTTATCTGCACGGAAAAGGACCTTGTCAACCTTCCGTCCGATCTGGATCTGGATATCCCCATATATATTCCCCGCATCGTAGTATCATTGGATGATGACCTTGGGTTCAGGACTAAGGTCATGGATAAGCTGAAGCCCAATCTGATGGTGGCATCCAACGGGTATGGCGAGGATGCGATCGGTGTTGTGCTTGCTAAAAAAATGAAAAAACGCTTCAGCTCGGCGGAAGTCTCTGCATTTGCTTTCGTTGGATCGGGCACGCATTACAGGAACGAAGGGTTCAGGGTGCTTTCCCCTTCGATAGAAATGCCAAGCGGAGGAGTAATAAAATACAGCATCATTGAGTTTATCAAAGATCTGAGGCACGGCCTGGGGAGTTCAATAACATCGCAGATGAGCGCCCTTTCGTCCCTTTACAGTAGATACAGGACTCCGGTCTGCGTAGGCGATGTATATCTTCTTGCAAGTATGCTCTGGGGACAGGGCATGAAACCGGTGCTTGTCGCAACGGCAAAATCCGTCCATCTGAGCGGACATCTGTCTGTTGAGCAGTTCCTGCTTAGGCACAGGAGCAGGTTTGTATGGACACGGGACTCTGAGACTGCTGAAGAGCTCAGGGCAGGTGGCGTCAATGCCGAATTCTGCGGCAACCCGGTCATGGATCTGATAGACAAGGAGAGGCCTGAAGCGAACGTTTGGAACGGCATGGAGGGGGCCAGGGTGCTTCTTCTGCCCGGCAGCCGTCCCAGAACTTACGATGATGTTAAACTTATACTTGATGCTGCAAAAGAACTTTCAGAGAGAACAAAGTGCAGTTTTGTCATGGTCCCTGCCCCTATGATAGATGTCGGCAAACTGGTCGAAAACCTTGAGGGATGGATATTGATGCCTGAAAACTGCATGCTCGTGTCTGAAGAGACAAAAGTCAGGATCTTCATCGGAGAAGTGGCGGATGCTGCCGTTCGGGCCGAGCTGCTTATAGGGCTGGGAGGTACCGCGAACCAGCTGTGCGCGGGCCTGGGCGTACCGGTGGTCTCAATTCTTGAGAAGGGCAAGCTGATACAAAAAAAACTTCTCAAAGAGGCTGAAGTGCTTGTAAAAGCGGATCCCCTGGAACTGGCAAAAGCTGCCGAAAAAATACTTTCCGACCCCGATCTGAGGAACAGTATGAAGGATGCCGGGATACGCAACCTGGGCGGGACAGGTGCTCTTGACCATGTTGTCGAGTATTGCGCATCCGCGCTTGGATGGGATAATAGATGCACCGTATACGAGAAATACCGTTCCTTTATCGAGAAAAGGAATGGAGTGGGATCGACCGCTGAAAAGGAGTTGTAA
- the kdsA gene encoding 3-deoxy-8-phosphooctulonate synthase — MNNDPSQRITKVRVRDITVGGDKLAVAAGPCVLESYDGAYAIAEEMKKLCLEFGFGYIFKASFDKANRTSIASYRGPGIDEGLLWLKDIGSRLDIPVVTDMHEPWQAEKLAEAVDLIQIPAFLCRQTDLLVAASKTGKPLNIKKAQFMAPEDMRSVVNKCREAGNEEIILCERGTAFGYHELSVDFRSFPVMRGLGFPVMFDATHSVQKPGGQGDRSGGDRSFVLPLIRAAVAVGIDALFMEVHPDPDSAKCDGPNMVPLRSMREVLRQTSEIDRIVKEKIGFASLDWAGE; from the coding sequence ATGAACAATGACCCGTCACAGAGGATAACGAAAGTCAGGGTCCGAGACATCACAGTAGGAGGAGATAAACTTGCGGTGGCGGCGGGCCCGTGTGTGCTTGAGAGCTATGACGGAGCATACGCCATAGCTGAGGAGATGAAAAAACTCTGCCTGGAATTTGGCTTCGGTTATATATTTAAGGCCTCATTCGACAAGGCAAACAGGACATCGATCGCGAGCTACAGGGGACCGGGGATAGACGAAGGGCTCCTCTGGCTGAAAGATATAGGAAGCAGGCTTGATATACCGGTGGTGACAGATATGCACGAACCGTGGCAGGCTGAAAAGCTTGCTGAAGCAGTGGACCTCATCCAGATCCCCGCTTTTTTGTGCCGCCAGACAGACCTGCTGGTCGCGGCAAGCAAAACAGGCAAGCCCCTCAACATCAAAAAGGCTCAGTTTATGGCGCCCGAAGACATGCGATCGGTAGTGAACAAGTGCCGGGAGGCCGGCAACGAAGAGATCATCCTCTGCGAGAGGGGAACGGCCTTCGGCTACCATGAACTCTCCGTGGATTTCCGTTCGTTTCCCGTAATGAGAGGCCTGGGTTTTCCCGTAATGTTCGATGCCACCCACAGTGTGCAGAAGCCGGGAGGACAGGGGGACAGAAGCGGAGGGGACAGATCCTTTGTCCTGCCTTTGATCCGTGCCGCGGTCGCAGTAGGGATAGACGCCCTCTTTATGGAGGTCCATCCCGACCCGGATTCTGCGAAGTGCGACGGCCCCAATATGGTGCCTCTTCGCAGTATGCGTGAGGTGCTGAGGCAGACTTCTGAAATCGACAGGATCGTAAAAGAAAAGATCGGATTTGCTTCTCTGGACTGGGCAGGTGAATAG